The Natrinema sp. SYSU A 869 DNA segment GTAAAGCACACAATAGTGCACAGGTCTGGCAACATCCCGAGATGAACGTCGAAGACAGACCCCGGCCGGAACCTGGAGACGACGAGGTGCTTATCGAGGTCGCCTATGCAGGTATCTGTGGCAGTGACTGCTCTATGGTTCAGACCGACGAAGAAGGGTACATGCACTATTCGGCGTACACACAATTCCCAAACGTAACCGGCCACGAGTTCTCGGGCCGGATCGTCGAGACCGGTGATGACGCAACCCTCTTCGAACCGGGCGAGCGAGTGACCTCAGAGGTTGTCGACTACTGTGGCCGATGTCAGCAGTGTCGGCGTGGCTTCCACGGCCACTGTGAGAACTTCGAACAGGTCGGCTTCACTATGAGCGGCGCGTTCGCAGAGTACGTCACCGTCCCAGAGAAAATCGTCTGGAGCGTTGAGTCACTCGCGAACGCCTACGAGGACGAAGATGAACTGCTGCGAGCAGCAGCCACTATTGAACCCAGCACCATCACCTACCACGGTATTTCGTCCGCTCTGAGGGCGTCTTACCCGGCGATCACCACGTCTACCATGGGACAGGGCCGATCGGTCTCACCGGCATGAATCTCTCACGAGCGGCGGGTGCAGGCAAGGTTATCGGGTTCGATCCGTCGCCTGAACGACGGTCGATCGCGGCCGACCTCGGATTCGACCACGTATACGACCCAACGGAGCGAGATCCCGTCGAGGTCATCGACAAAGTCACCGATGGTCGTGGTGCAGATGTCCACCTCGAAACTGCAGGTGCTGTTAATGAAACCTATCCAGTTATTCAGGAGACGCTGGCCGAGGAGGCTAACGTCGTCCACGTCAGCAATGCCAGCCGTGCGCCCAATCTCGCGACCAGGAAGTATCAGGGCAGCAGTGCACAACTCTACGGCACGGAGGGACACACCGGACAACAGATTTACCCTCGAGTCATCCGTCTAATGAGCGCCGGACGACTCGACAATACGTCAATTATCACGTCGACGTATTCGCTATCGAATGCTGACAAGGCCCTCGAACAGGCAGCAAAACGGGTCGACGGGAAGGTACTCATAGAGATATAATAAGAACAGGTCCTCGATAAGAGTCTCTAACGTAACGATTCGATTCTAGCCGTACTTGTTCTACCTGAAGGTCCTCCGGTCACTGTTAGTGACGGTAGGTCGCTCCGCGCGGCTATCCACTCGACCTTACGCGTCGATCGCGTCGTTCCAGTGGTCGACGTTCCGCTTCGCGTGGACGAGCCTGTCGTTGCGTTCGTTCTCGATCTCGATCGTGATCTGGCCGTCGTAGCCGATCTCGTCGAGCGCCTCGTTGACGGCTTCGAAGTCGATGACGCCCGCGCCGAGGTCGACAAACGACGTGAGGAACACGAAGAGGCTATCGTACTGGACGTTCCCCGCGGAGAGGGTATCGACGTGACTCTGGAAGTCCACGGTCGGATCGATATCCTTGAGGTGGACGTACGCGATATCGTCTGCGAACCGATGGATGCCGTCGATGACATCGCCGTAGGGCTGGTAGTGTGCCGTGTCGTACAACAGCTCGAGGTTGTCGGGCGCTCGCTTGAGCCACTCCTCGATCTCCTCGGGGCTCTCGATGTGAGATGCCCCGTGATGGTGAATTACGGGCGTGACGCCAGCCTCGTCGGCGGCCGTACAGATGCGGTCGAGCCACGCGTCGAACGTCTCGTCGGTCTCCTGGCCTCGCGGTGGCGGCAGGATCCCGAGGAAACGAGCGTCGAGTTCGGCCGCGATCGCGGCCCCGTCAACCGCCGCCTCGACGTCTTCCTCGTTGTTGAGCCACCCGGCCATGACACAGTAGATGTCGAGACCGTTTTCTTCGAGGGATTCCTGCAGGGAATCGACGCCGATGTAGTCGACTTTGCCGAGACCGATCTCGACGCCGTCGTATCGACAGGCGGCGAAGTCACCGAGGCCCTCGGACAGTACCTCCGCTGGGTCGTACATGATGGTCGTATATCCTACGCCCATACACGATTCACTACCGGGCTGGATAATAAATGGTGGGGTTTGGTGACGAATGCCGATTCGCGTTATCGCCGGTGTGGCACCGACAGACGGTTACATCGATCGAATCGGCCCGACGATCTGTCATCGGAAACGGGGTCGTCGATCAACCGGCCGACAGCGGCCGTACGGTGTCTACATCTCGATGAGGACCTTCCCGTCGACGCGCTCGGACGCCTGCCGGATCGCGTCGTCGGCGTTCGAGAGGTCGAACGTGGACGTGATTATCGGTCGGTTGTCGAGCTGTCTGGCGGCCATCAGTCTAATCACTCGCGGGTAGACTTGCTGGCCGGTGTGTCCTTCCGATCCGTAGAGCTGGGCACTGTTGCCCTGATACTTCCGCAGCGCGATCCCGGGATCGGAGCCAGCGTTGCTGATGTGGACCACGTTTGCGGTTTCCGCGAGCGTGTCCTCGATAGCGGGGTAGGTCTGTGCGACTGCACCGGCGGTCTCGACGTGGACGTCGACACCCTCACCGTCCGTGATCGACGCGATCGTCTCGACCGGATCGTCTTCGATCGGGTTGTAGACGTGTTCGAACCCGAGTTCGCGAGCGATCTCGCGGCGCTCGTCCGAGGGCTCGAACGCGATCACCTCGCCCGCACCGGCGGCCTGCGAGACGCTCATCCCGGTCAGCCCGATCGGTCCCGCGCCGTGGTAGACGTGGTAGTCCCCGGGCAAGATCCCCTCGGCTCGAGCGAATAGCCCGTGGTACGTGATAGTACTCGGTTCGATCGTCGCGGCGGCTCGAAGCGCCTCGTCGTCCGTCTCGTACGTCTCCCGAAGAGCCGAGACATCCCAGCACAGTTTTTCGGGTACAGCGACATACTCCGCGAACGCACCGGGGATGGTGAAGCCGATCTGTTCGAAGTTCTCGCAGTGGCCGTTGAACCCCTGTCGACACATGTTACAGCGCCCGCAGTAGTCGGTGACCTCTGCAGTGACGAGATCGCCCGCCTCGAACAGTTGCGCGTCGTCGCCCGTCTCGACGATCTCGCCCGCGAACTCGTGTCCGGTCACGTTCGGAAGACGGAGGTACGCCGAATAGTGGACATAGCCGTCGTCGTCCGTCTCGAGCATCGAGACGTCGCTCCCGCAGATGCCCGCATACTGTACACGGACGAGTACTTCGTCGTCGTCCGGCGTCGGCCGTTCCCGTTCGGCCACCCGGAGTTCGGGGTTTCGCCACACTTGGGAGGCGTTCATCGCCTTCTTCGATTCGCGCTCGGCGTCCGAAACGTCGTACTCTGCCCGGGGGTCCCACTCAGCGTCCACTACAAGGGATTGCATACCACGTCATTTACCGGCATCCGACGTAATAATATCGGAGCCGGGACGGCTCCGAGCAGCGAATACGGGACTCGATTCGATCGACCCGTGCGTCTCTATCCGACGGCGCGTTCGCGGTCAGTCGTCCGCTTCGAGATCGGCGAGGTCCCACTCGCCGGTGATGATCGCGCCGGAGTCGGGGTTGTCCGGTTCGACGACGGCCTCGACGAACGCGGGGCCGTCGTAATCGATGGCCTTCTCAAGCGTCGCGGTGAGGTTTTCGGGTTTGACGACCCGTTCGGCGAAGTCGATGCTGAACGCCTCGGCCATCTTCACGAAGTCGATGGTATTCTCCTCGTCAAACTCCGTATCAAGGACGCGGTCCCAGCCGTACTTGTCGACCTGCAGGTTGCGAATCGACTTCCAGCCGTTGTTATTGACCACGAGCCAGGTGACATCGATGTCGTGTTCGACCGCGCAGGCGACCTCCTGATTGCACATCAGGAAGCTCCCGTCGCCCTCGATGTCGACGACTGGCCGGTCGGGCTCGGCGAGCTTCGCACCGATCGCGGCGGAGACGCCGAATCCCATCGTCGAGAACCCGCCACAGGAGATGTTCGTCTGGGGATCGTAGACGGGGAACTCGGGATTCGTGATCTCCTGGGACTGGCCCGCGCTCGAGATGATCATTCCCTCGCGGGGGAGCGCCTCGCGGAGGCTCGCGAGTGCCCGGGAGATACTCATGGGGACGTCGTCGGTGTGGCGCTGTTCGACCTGCTCCTGCCAGTCAGCCCACAGGCGCTGGATCTCGTCGTAGTACTCGTTGTCCTCGGTCGAGACTTCGTCAACGCGGTCGGAGACGGCGTCATGGAGTTGGTCGGTGACGACCTTGGCGTCGCCGAGGATGCCGACCTCGACGGGGTAGTTCTTGCCGATCTCCGTGTTATCGATGTCGACGTGAATCAGCTTGCTCGGCGGAATCTCGAAGCTGACGCCCTGTTCGAACGACGAGGTGTGCAGGTCGGAGAAGCGACAGCCGATCCCGAGGACGACGTCCGCGTTGCTCGCGAGTTCGTTCCCGGCGGATGAGCCGATCCAGCCCGCGTACCCCACAAAGAGGTCGTGATCTTCGGGTATAATTCCTTTCGCCTGAAATGTCGGAATGACGGGCACTTTCAGATGTTCGGCGAGCGCCTGGACCTCGTCCCAGGCCTCGCCGAGCATACAGCCACCGCCGGGGACGATCACGGGTCGATCGGCGTCGGCAAGCAGGTCTGCGGCCTCCTCGATCGACTCGGGGTCACCGCCCGGTCGGCTATGCGTGCGCGTCTCCTCGGGGTCCGGAATCTCAACGTCCGCGGCGTTCCCCTGGACGTCCATCGGGACGTCGACGTGGACGGGGCCCGGACGGCCCGTGACGGCGATCTGGAACGCGCGTCGCAGGATCCGCGGGAGTCGTTCGACGTCGCGGACGACGAAACTCCGTTTGGTCACCGGTTCCATAACGCTCGGGAAATCGCCGGGTTTCTGCCGGTCGAGTTCCTGCAGGATCCCCTGTCCGTACTCGTGGGTCTGTGGCGCACCGGTCAAGATGACCATCGGGATCGAGTCGACGTACGCCGTCGCGGCGCCCGTAACGGTGTTCGTCGCTCCGGGACCGATCGAGGTGAAGACCGCGAGCGGGTCGCCGGACGCGCGGGCGTACCCGTCCGCGAGATGGGTCGCACCCTGTTCGTGGCGCGGCTGAATGACCTCGACCTCGGAGTCGTTGAACGCGTCGAGCAGGTTCGTGCTTCCGTGACCGGGGATACCGACCAGGTACTCTACGCCCTCTTTTTCCAGATACTGAGCGATAATCTCGCCACCAGTAAGCGTGGGCATGTTCAATGGATTACCACGGTGTGGCATAAATATTCGCCCTCGTATGTCGGTCTTCTCACTGACTGACATTCGAGAACGGTCGATATCGAGATGGGCGGCGGATACCACGACGACGGCTACCGTCGTGTAGCTCGGCCGGCTTCGATAGTACGCATGTGGAGGTGGCTGCCACGAGCGATCGAGTATCCTCGCCGCCTCGAGATCGCCGAGATCGGGGACCAAATCGAACTCCAAGCCGGGTGACTGTCCCGAACGGCGGGGAGAGCAACAGCGTCTCTGGATGCCGATCGACGGTTACAGCGACGGGATTACGTCGTCGTTCATCACGTCGAACAGCCGTTCGGGCTCCGGACTGGTGTTCGCGACCGCGATCCGATCGAAGCCCATCTCGGCGTACTCCTCGAGCTGGGCCGCGATCATCGACGGATCGTCGGCGATCAGGAACTTCTCTTCGACCTCCTCGCGGGTCGCCTTCTCACCCTCGGCCTCGATCTCCTTCGGGTTCGCCATCGCCCGGTCGAAGACGTTCTGGGTCGTCGCCCACCACGGCCGCGTTGCCTCGAAGGCCTGTTCGTAGTCGGGGTGGTAGGACGCGGTCACGAGCAGCGTTGTTTCGATCGCGTCCGGATCGTTCCCCTCCTCCTCGGCGTACCGACGGATCGCCGGGTAGAGCCGATCGGTGTACTCTTCGCCTTTCTTGACGGTGATGAACCCGTCGGCGTACCGCGCCGCGAGTCGAGCGGTGCTCGGCCCGTTGGCCGCGATGTGAATCTCTGGGGACTCCTCGGACATCGTGTACAGTTTGGCCTCATCGAGTTCGAACCGCTCCCCGTCGTAGGTGACGAACCCCTCGTCGATCTGATCGCGGACATCGTCACTGACCCACTCGTCGTCGCCCCAGAGGGCGCGAATGATCTCGAGGGACTCCTCGAGCCGGTCGCGGCGTTCGGGATACTCGGGCCAGTCGAAGCCCAGCGGCGTCTCGTTCATCGCCTCGCCGGTGGAGAGCCCGAGCAGCACCCGATCGTCGTGGAGGTGCTGAAGCGTGGCGAACGCCTGTGCGATCATTCCGGGATGGTAATGTCCCGTCGCGGGCGTCACGCACGTTCCGATCGGGCCGTCCAGCCGTTCGGTGGCGGCACCGAGCCAGGACCACGCGAACCCGGAGTCTGCTTCCGTGTGGAACCACGGGTGAAAGTGATCCGACGTCCAGACGGTTTCGTAGCCGCTGTCCGTGGCGTGTTCCCCGTATTCTAACAGCGTCGACGGGTCGTACTGCTCTTGATGCGCCATGTAGTCGATCCTAACCATCGTCACCTGACAGTACGGAGGACCGTGCATTAGGTTTTGTGCTCGGACGGCGGGCCCAGGAGCGCGCTTCGTCTCGAGGAGGGCGACGACAGGAAAATCGAGGGATCGTTGGAGAAGGGTGAGAATCGAGCGGCCGATCAGATCGGTAGTCTCGCGTCAGGACCGCGTCTTCCGGTGTTCGTCGACGACGTCCCAGTCGAGTTCGATGCCGAGTCCGGGCCCGTCGGGGACCGTGATTCGTCCGTTCTGAATGAGCGGTTCGTCCTGGGCGACGAGGTCATCCCACCATGGCACCTCGCGGGCGTGGTACTCCATGGCGACGAAGTTCGGGACCGTCGCGCCGACGTGGGCGGTCGCGATCGTCGCGACCGGGCTCCCGATGTTGTGCGGGATGAGCGCCTGATAGTAGGCCTCGGCCATGTCCGCGATCTTCTTCGTCTCGGCGATGCCGCCGGTCTTCGGGACGTCGGGGGCGAGGAAGTCCACCGCTTGCTCCTCGATCAGGTCGCGGAACCCGTGTCGGCCGTAGCGGTTCTCGCCGGTCAGCAACGTCACGTCGGTCGACTCTTCGAGCTCCCGCATCGCGTCGGTGTTCTCGGGCGGGAGCGGGTCCTCGACCCACGCGAGGTCGTAGGGCTCGATGGCCCGACAGAGTCGTTCGGCGGTTTCGGGACTGAAGTTCCAGTGGAGGTCGACCGCGACCTCGGCGTCGTCGCCGACCTCCTCGGTGACGGCCTCGACGACGGAGCGCTTGTGCTCGATCTCCGGCGGGTCGAAGTGCCTCGAGAGCGTATCAATGTCCCGGCCGGACGGAACGTCGAGGTCGAACTTGACCGCGTCGAAGCCGTCGTCGACCGCCAGCCGGGCGGCCTGTGCGTACGCCTCGGGTTCGTAGGTCGTCTCCTCTTGGCCCTCCTCGGCCGAGGAGACCATCGCTTCCCCGGCGTGACAGTCGGCGTAGACGCGAACCTCATCGCGGGTCTTCCCGCCGAGCAATTGGTAGATCGGCTGGTCGAGAATCTTCCCGGCTGCGTCCCAGAGCGCGATCTCGATGCCGCTGATGGCGATCGTTCCGACACCCCACTGTGACCCTCGACCCGAGAGGCTCTCGCGCATGAGGTTGTAGAGCCGCTCGACGTCGAGCGGGTTCTCTCCGACGAGTACGGGTCGGAGGTAGTCCGTGACGATCTCGTGGACGCCCGGCGAGGGGTAGGCCTCGCCGATCCCCGTCACGCCCTGGTCGGTCTCGAGCGTGATGATCGTCCACGGGAAGTTGCCGTCAATAACGAAGGAGTCGATGTCCGTTATCTCGGCCGTCGGCCCGTCCCGGTCGGGTGTCTCGTCGAAGTCGGTCCACATCGTCGCTGCGAGCGTGGATGCAAAGTCCTCGTACATGATCTGTATTGGATGTCAGTGTGCGTGTAGTCGGCAGTCTGCGGTCGGTTTCAAGCGGTTCGATCCGATATCGCGGAGCGTGTCCGCGCCACGGCCGCGTTTTCCGACCGACACAGCGGCTATCGTGTCGGTCTCACTCCGTGCGGCCAAAACGGAGCGGTGCAACCCGCTTCGAGCGCGACCGGTGCCGTCTAACAGCGCCGAGACGCTCGTGTCACAGGCGTTGACAGCGAGTCGCATTATCAACTCGATTGGGGAGATGCCTGTTATAACTTCCGGTGACCGAGACCGAGTGAGGGAGACGGGTACTCTCTTGACTCGAGACAGCCGTGTGGCTTCGTATCGATCGGACGACCCGTACGGCCGAGCGAGAGACCCCAGTTTATCCGTTTCCGGTCTACCTCCACCCGACCTCTCCGGTCGGTCGAACAGCGGGCCCGTCGAGAAACGTCCGATCGTGATCCACCAAGCGATCGAACGGCACGACGAGTCGCGCCGGGAAAACGGCGACTGTGACTCTGATACTGAATCACTCCGACAGTCGGCGGAGCAATCGCCGCCGCCGAACCGAGGTGCACACCGATCGCACAGCAGTCATGCGATCAGGGAGGCATCGGCTCGGCGACTGCAATACTTGAGTCTTAGCTGTACCAGCGCTCGATCTGGATCGTCTTCTCGGTGTAGAAGTTGACCGCGTCCTCTCCTTGGGCGTGGAGGTCGCCGAAGAACGATGCTTTCCGGCCGCCGAAGTGGAAGAAGCCCATCGGGGCACAGACGCCGACGTTGACGCCGATGTTCCCCGCGTTGACCTCGTACTTGTACTGGCGCGCCTCGCTTCCGGACTCGGTGTAAATCGAGGACGCGTTCCCGTACTTCGTCGAGTTGACCATCTCGATCGCTTCGTCCAGGTCCGCAGCGTCAGCGAGACACAGTACCGGACCGAAGATTTCCTCCTGTGCGATCTCCATGTCGGTCGTGACGCCCTCGAGGAGCGTCGGGCCGAGGAAGTGACCGTCCAGTTCCGCGTCCGGGTGTTCGAAGTCCCGTCCGTCGAGGACGAGTTCGGCCCCCTCGTCGAGTGCGTTGTCGATCAGATCGAGTACACGTTCGCGCGAGTCGCCCGTGATCAGCGGCCCGACATCGGTGTCCTCGTCGACGCCGGCACCGACGGTGAGGTTCTCCGCAGCGTCGATCAACTGCCCGCGGAGATTGTCGTAGACATCGCCAACACCGACGACGACATCGTTGGCGAGACAGCGCTGGCCGGCGTTGCCGTAGACGGAGCCGATGACGTTCGGGACGGCGTCGTCGACTGAGGCGTGCTCGGTGACGACAGCGTAGTTCTTCGCGCCGCCTTGGGCCTGTACGCGCTTCCCGTGCTCGGCGGCGGTCTCGTAGACGTGCTTGGCGACGGGGGAACTCCCGACGAACGAGACGCCTTCGATGTCGTCGTGCTCGAGCAACGCGTTGACGGTGTCTGCCCCGCCGTTGACGAGGTTTACGACCCCGTCCGGGAAACCGGCCGCGTCGACGGCCTCGAAGATGAGCTGGGAACTCAACGGGACCTTCTCGCTGGGTTTGAGTACGAACGTGTTCCCGGACGCGACCGCGTATGGAAGGAACCACAGCGGGATCATCGCCGGGAAATTAAAGGGTGTGATGGCGGTGAAAACGCCGAGGGGTTGGCGGACGGCGTATTCGTCCATGTCGCGCGCGACGTCTTCGACGTTGCCGCTGCCCTCGCGCATCATGTTCGGCATTCCACAGGCCACCTCGACGTTCTCGATGCCGCGCTTGATCTCACCGCGGGCTTCCGCGATGGTCTTCCCGTGTTCGCGGGACAGCGCGGTCGCGATCTCATCGAGCCGGTTCTCGAGTTCGGTCTTCAGATCGAAGAGATACTGTACTCGTTCGACGACGGGAGTCCGTCGCCACTCCTCGAACGCCTCGTCTGCCGTCTGGACTGCGTCGTCGACAGTCTCGACGGTCGAATACTCGACTGTTGCGAGTTCGTCCCCCGTGGCAGGGTCGAGTACGGGCTGAGAGGTCTCGCTGGCGGGCGTGTTCCACTGCCCGCCGACGTAGTTGTCAACGCGGTTACGAACGTCTGGCGAAACGGCTCGCTCTCGTTGCTCGGACATACGAATTAGTGCTTGCGGTACGCACACAAATATGTTACGTTCATGGTGATACGAGTCGGCCACTTGTCCCATTCTCCATTTCGATGGCTCTCGGGAATCGTTCGATCCGGTATCGCGGCCCGTGGGGGCGTTTGCAAGAGTCAAACAGAGTTTTTGTTTGAGAGACACAAACAATTTAGTGGATACGTATGCTGGTAGTCCACATGGCAAAGACGACGAAGCCGAGAACGATTCAGGCGGTGGGGATTACGCTCGAGATCATCGATTACTTGCACGAACACGATCGTGCACGGATCACGGAAATCGCACACGAACTCGGTCGGTCGAAGGGGACAATCCACTGCCATCTGGCGACGCTGCTCGAGAAGGAACACGTCGTGAAGAACGGAGAGACCTACCAGCTCGGTCTCCGATACCTCGAACTCAGCGAGGGAGTGAAGGACCGGCTCGGAATCTACGATGCCGTAACTGACGAATTGGCCGATCTGGCTGAACAGTCCGACGAGCTGGTTCAGTTCGCAACGGAGGAACACGGTCGTGCGGTATACCTCTACAAGAACGGCAGCGAGCGGGCCGTTCAGACGGCCTCGTCGATCGGCAAACGGGAATACCTCCACTGCATCTCGCTCGGAAAGGCGATCCTCGCTCACTATCCGCGGGAACGCGTCGAAGAGATCATCGATCGGCACGGACTCCCGGAGTATACCTCGCAGACGATCACCGATCGGGACGAACTCTTCGAGGAACTCGAGACGATCCGTGAGCGCGGGTACGCGTTCGACGACGAGGAGAAGATCGAAGGACTCCGGTGTATTGCAGCGCCGGTAAAGGCCGGCAAAAACGAGGTGTTCGGTGCTGTAAGCGTTTCCGGGCCGTCGAGTCGAATGACGGGTGACCGGTACCGGGAGGAGCTTCCCAATATGGTCACTCGCTCCGCAAACGTGATCGGAATCAACGCCAAGTTCTCCTGAGACTCCCTCGTTTGCAAGATTCAAACGGCGGTCCACAGGTTCCATTCACTGGTCCGTATTCGCAGTCGTTCGTCAGTGTATCGACAGTTATCGACCGGTAGGATCCCGTTATCGCCGTACGGACCGCTGTCCGATCGTCCGCCGCCGCGGACGCGGCCCCTTGCCAAAAGATGGCATAGGGGCTCGTGCTCGGTCGGCGACTAAGATTTACAATTATACAGTTGTAATCGGATATGTCGATCACCGTATTCGAATCAGAGAGTGACCGCAGTACTAACCGGTCGATTTGACTGTTACGAACGCTATTTGATCGCTGTTGAACAACTGTCGGTCGGCTGCTCCCGTTCGGGTCGAGCAGTTGATCGGCAGTTACTCATGCATGAGGGGAGCCCAGTTATCTGTCGGCTTCGACGATGGAAACGGTCCGTTCAATCGCTGCTACCGGACGTATCGCTGATCGCTCGGAGTCTGAAACGTGGCACACAGCGGCTTCCTCGTCGAAGGTAATCTCGTGGACGTTCTACGTACCGACGAGAGTAACAGGACCGAAATCAACGCGGAACCGTCGATCTCAGCTGGTTCGTTCCACTGGGTTTGGTCCTGCTCCGGAACCACGGTACCCCGGCGCCCGCATCAGCTATTGCATGGTTTTCGTAAGACGCAAACGGCGACTGATAACGGACGGCGTCTCGAGATGAACGCTGTATCCCTGAGGACGATGAGTCAGCAAGCGTCGTCACCGTCTGGATCAGTCGGGAGACGCTGCTCAAGGAAGATGCGGAGCTTGCGGAGATGACTGCGGCCGTCCGCGAACGGAACATCTCTCGAGTTCGTCTCGGGAACTGTTGGTTCCGGAAGCTATTTTTCAATGCCCAATGTTTTCACTTCGCATGGGAACTGGCTACACCACTATCATGTACGATGCCGAAAACGTAGAGGATGCACTCGGCGATATCGCTGCCTGTCGGTACGACGGGGTTGAGATTAGCCTCGAGAAAATTCGTGCAAACGGACCTGAAACCGTCGACCAGTGGCTCGAGACGTACGATATCGATCTCTATCTCGCGATGAGTGAGTGGATCGAAACCGAGGACGCGGTTCAGCGAGTGATCGACGACATGCCGGCCGTCGCCGACCTCGGGGCCGAGTTCGTCGGGATACTGCCGCCACAACGGGCCCGGTACGACGAGGCGACCGTCGAGGAGTGGCTGGCCCGGATCAGTGACGCGGCCGTCGATGCCGGGGTACGGCCGGTCGTGCACCACCACGGTGCGACGGCCATCGAACGGCCCACGGAGATCCAGCGCTACCTCGATGCCGTCGACGGACTGGAACTCCTGTTCGATACCGCTCACTACTACCCCTACGGCGATGATTTCCCCGGGGGCGACGTAACTGACGGGATCAAGCGCTTCGCCGACGATATCGCCTACGTCCACCTCAAGGACATCGACCCGGTCAAGGACTTCGCGGCGAACCGGGACGCGCTCTCTGCGGCCGACTTCCACCTAGACAACGTCATCAACTACTTCCGTTCGTTCACTGACTTGGGAGAGGGAATTCTCGATTTCGAGGCACTCCACGAGTCACTCGCGGACGCCGGCTATGAGGGACACTACACCATCGAAATCGAAAATCGGACCGACCGTCCGCTCGTCCACGCCAAGGAGAACTACGACTACTGGTCGTCAGTCGGAAACACGTAACCGCGAGCCCCCGGGACTCGACCGAGCGTGGTCCGTGAGCCGCGTGTTCACGACCGTCCGAATCGGCTCGGGTATCGTGTGTCGGCTTGAGTAGCGACTGGCGTCGACGGGCGAGCTGTGACATAGTGGAAGCGAC contains these protein-coding regions:
- a CDS encoding CoA-acylating methylmalonate-semialdehyde dehydrogenase; its protein translation is MSEQRERAVSPDVRNRVDNYVGGQWNTPASETSQPVLDPATGDELATVEYSTVETVDDAVQTADEAFEEWRRTPVVERVQYLFDLKTELENRLDEIATALSREHGKTIAEARGEIKRGIENVEVACGMPNMMREGSGNVEDVARDMDEYAVRQPLGVFTAITPFNFPAMIPLWFLPYAVASGNTFVLKPSEKVPLSSQLIFEAVDAAGFPDGVVNLVNGGADTVNALLEHDDIEGVSFVGSSPVAKHVYETAAEHGKRVQAQGGAKNYAVVTEHASVDDAVPNVIGSVYGNAGQRCLANDVVVGVGDVYDNLRGQLIDAAENLTVGAGVDEDTDVGPLITGDSRERVLDLIDNALDEGAELVLDGRDFEHPDAELDGHFLGPTLLEGVTTDMEIAQEEIFGPVLCLADAADLDEAIEMVNSTKYGNASSIYTESGSEARQYKYEVNAGNIGVNVGVCAPMGFFHFGGRKASFFGDLHAQGEDAVNFYTEKTIQIERWYS
- a CDS encoding IclR family transcriptional regulator, giving the protein MAKTTKPRTIQAVGITLEIIDYLHEHDRARITEIAHELGRSKGTIHCHLATLLEKEHVVKNGETYQLGLRYLELSEGVKDRLGIYDAVTDELADLAEQSDELVQFATEEHGRAVYLYKNGSERAVQTASSIGKREYLHCISLGKAILAHYPRERVEEIIDRHGLPEYTSQTITDRDELFEELETIRERGYAFDDEEKIEGLRCIAAPVKAGKNEVFGAVSVSGPSSRMTGDRYREELPNMVTRSANVIGINAKFS
- a CDS encoding sugar phosphate isomerase/epimerase family protein, whose protein sequence is MGTGYTTIMYDAENVEDALGDIAACRYDGVEISLEKIRANGPETVDQWLETYDIDLYLAMSEWIETEDAVQRVIDDMPAVADLGAEFVGILPPQRARYDEATVEEWLARISDAAVDAGVRPVVHHHGATAIERPTEIQRYLDAVDGLELLFDTAHYYPYGDDFPGGDVTDGIKRFADDIAYVHLKDIDPVKDFAANRDALSAADFHLDNVINYFRSFTDLGEGILDFEALHESLADAGYEGHYTIEIENRTDRPLVHAKENYDYWSSVGNT